Proteins co-encoded in one Medicago truncatula cultivar Jemalong A17 chromosome 8, MtrunA17r5.0-ANR, whole genome shotgun sequence genomic window:
- the LOC112417546 gene encoding homeobox-DDT domain protein RLT3 isoform X1: MRGKGLIVPPCYSRGGKVLQREKVDATSSSSYEMVVNGNWKKNRKRKSVQELYTTGDIVNTVLLNDAPTLGSEFDSLPSGPKNYNSACQQDQEPVKRRKASKSAIQSHPNCNMKAPVERHGMGKGLATNPNCKMKAPVKRHGMGKGLATNPNCNMKAPVKRHGMGKGLAANPNSNMKAPVKRHGMGKGLMTIWRATNHDARDLPISFGSVDKDVHLTSNTKTPISVNRSQKAVTTNGKPRNKMPNKKATLQGKRKHFVEKIVGESNQYATQNQLPIEKCELALDSSISDAGVDQISMLIDDEELELREIQEGSNLLICSDQLAANGMLGGSLCPDVLVKFPPGDVKMKKPIHLQPWDSSPELVKKLFKVFHFIYTYAVVVDVCPFTLDEFVQAFHDKDSMLLGQIHVALLTLLLSDIEVELSNGFCPHLNKSCNFLALLHSVENQEYSLDAWRRSLNPLTWIEILRQVLVAAGFGSKQGAFQREGLGKELDILVNYGLCPGTLKCELFKILSERGNNGCKVSELAKSMQIAELNLSSTTEELESLIYSTLSSDITLFEKISSSAYRLRMSTVAKDDDDSQSDTEDSGSVDDELNDSDTCSSGDDFGSGSIHSNIRKLRRHNSRKAKHNKLKVYTEIDESHAGEVWLLGLMDSEYSDLKIEEKLNALAALTGLLSSGSSIRMKDPVKVTADCSSSIQLRGSGAKIKRSVNPIEQMQCTKEVHMNSHACPVDSSLLVSKFHIQEASLEKRKVSAYSHPIQSVFLGSDRRYNRYWLFLGPCNIDDPGHRRVYFESSEDGHWEVIDTEEALCALLSVLDDRGKREALLIESLERRQTSLCRSMSRIKVSNIGMGCMSHSDQSELDRVAEDSCSPVSDVDNLNLTEITDYLPSPGAVVIEAGKKEEEQLHKWIRVQEYDSWIWNSFYLDLNVVKYGRRSYLDSLARCRSCHDLYWRDERHCKICHMTFELDFDLEEKYAIHIAMCREKEDSNTFPNHKVLPSQIQSLKAAIYAIESVMPEDALVGAWRKSAHNLWIKRLRRTSTLVELLQVLADFVGAFNDSWLFQCKFPDGVVEETIASFASMPHTSSALALWLVKLDAIIAPYLDRVQTQKSQGIGKHGSR; the protein is encoded by the exons ATGAGAGGAAAGGGATTGATTGTGCCACCGTGTTATTCTCGCGGAGGAAAAGTGCTTCAGAGAGAGAAGGTTGATGCTACTTCATCTTCGAGCTATGAAATGGTAGTTAACggaaattggaagaaaaatcgAAAACGTAAAAGTGTTCAGGAATTGTATACAACAGGTGACATTGTGAACACCGTGTTGCTCAATGATGCTCCTACTCTGGGAAGTGAATTTGATTCTCTTCCTTCAG GACCCAAAAATTACAATTCTGCTTGTCAACAGGACCAAGAGCCTGTCAAAAGGAGAAAG GCTTCCAAGAGTGCAATTCAAAGTCACCCTAATTGTAACATGAAAGCACCCGTGGAGAGACATGGTATGGGCAAAGGTCTGGCAACAAATCCTAATTGTAAGATGAAAGCACCTGTGAAGAGACATGGTATGGGCAAAGGTCTGGCAACAAATCCTAATTGTAATATGAAAGCACCTGTGAAGAGACATGGTATGGGGAAAGGGCTGGCAGCAAATCCTAATAGTAATATGAAAGCACCTGTGAAGAGACATGGTATGGGCAAAGGTCTAATGACAATTTGGAGGGCAACAAATCATGATGCTAGAGACCTTCCAATCAGTTTTGGTTCTGTTGACAAGGATGTTCATCTAACCTCTAATACTAAAACACCGATATCGGTCAACAGGTCACAGAAAGCAGTAACCACGAAT GGAAAGCCAAGAAATAAAATGCCGAATAAGAAAGCTACATTACAGGGGAAAAGGAAACATTTCGTGGAAAAAATAGTG GGTGAATCAAACCAGTATGCAACTCAGAACCAACTTCCCATAGAAAAATGTGAACTAGCTTTAGATAGCTCAATATCTGACGCGGGAGTTGATCAAATTTCAATGTTAATTGATGATGAAGAGTTAGAGCTGAGAGAGATACAAGAAGGAAGCAATCTGCTTATCTGTTCAGATCAACTTGCTGCCAATGGAATGCTTGGTGGCTCACTTTGTCCAG ATGTGCTAGTCAAGTTCCCCCCAGGTGATGTCAAGATGAAGAAACCTATACATTTGCAACCTTGGGACTCCTCCCCGGAACTGGTGAAGAAATTATTTAAG GTGTTCCATTTCATTTATACATATGCTGTAGTTGTTGATGTTTGTCCCTTCACCCTTGATGAGTTTGTTCAGGCTTTTCATGATAAG GACTCGATGTTACTTGGACAAATTCACGTGGCCCTTCTCACACTGCTTCTATCTGACATTGAAGTGGAGCTTTCTAATGGGTTTTGTCCTCATTTAAATAAGTCATGCAACTTTCTTGCGTTACTTCACTCC GTTGAAAATCAAGAATACTCTCTTGACGCTTGGAGAAGATCTCTAAATCCTCTTACTTGGATTGAGATACTCCGTCAAGTGTTGGTTGCTGCTGGATTCGGTTCCAAGCAAGGTGCCTTTCAAAGAGAGGGCCTTGGCAAG gaATTGGATATTCTTGTAAACTATGGCCTATGCCCTGGAACCTTGAAGTGCGAGTTGTTTAAAATCTTGTCAGAACGAGGTAACAATGGATGCAAAGTTTCTGAGCTGGCAAAGTCAATGCAG ATTGCGGAATTAAACCTTTCCAGCACAACGGAGGAACTAGAGTCTTTAATATATTCCACACTTTCAAGTGATATtactttatttgaaaaaatttcctCCTCTGCATATCGACTGCGTATGAGCACTGTTGCAAAGGACGATGATGATTCTCAGTCAGATACAGAGGACTCCGGTAGTGTTGATGACGAGCTTAACGACTCTGATACATGTAGCAGCGGAGATGATTTTGGAAGCGGTTCGATACACTCTAATATAAGAAAATTGCGGCGTCATAACAGTCGTAAAGCTAAACATAATAAGCTGAAAGTTTACACTGAAATTGATGAGAGCCATGCAGGAGAAGTGTGGTTGTTAGGACTTATGGACAGTGAATACTCCGatttgaaaattgaagaaaaattgaaTGCATTGGCAGCGTTAACTGGTCTTCTTTCATCTGGATCCAGCATCAGGATGAAG GATCCAGTAAAAGTTACTGCTGATTGTAGCTCTAGTATCCAATTACGTGGTTCTGGAGCAAAAATTAAGAGATCAGTAAACCCAATTGAACAAATGCAATGCACTAAAGAGGTGCACATGAATTCTCACGCCTGTCCAGTAGATTCCTCATTGTTGGTCTCAAAGTTCCATATTCAGGAGGCATCCTTGGAGAAAAGAAAAGTTTCAGCTTATTCACACCCTATACAATCAGTGTTTTTGGGATCTGATCGTCGGTACAATAGATATTGGCTCTTCTTGGGCCCTTGTAATATAGATGATCCTGGCCACAGGAGGGTTTACTTTGAATCCTCTGAAGATGGTCACTGGGAGGTGATTGATACAGAAGAG GCGTTGTGTGCTTTGTTGTCAGTTCTGGATGATAGAGGGAAGCGCGAGGCTCTTCTTATTGAATCTTTGGAGAGACGACAAACATCTCTATGCAGATCTATGTCCAGGATTAAGGTTAGCAATATTGGAATGGGGTGTATGTCACATTCAGACCAGTCTGAGCTGGATAGGGTTGCAGAAGACAGCTGTTCTCCAGTATCTGATGTAGACAACCTGAATCTGACTGAGATTACAGACTATTTGCCGTCACCTGGGGCCGTGGTAATTGAAGCTGGGAAGAAGGAAGAGGAACAACTGCATAAATGGATCCGTGTTCAAGAATATGATTCTTGGATTTGGAATTCCTTTTATTTAGATCTCAATGTTGTAAAATATGGCAGAAGGTCATATCTTGATTCTCTCGCCAGATGCAGGAGTTGCCATGATCTATACTGGAGAGATGAGAGACACTGTAAAATTTGCCATATGACATTTGAGCTTGATTTTGACCTTGAAGAAAAATATGCGATCCACATAGCCATGTGCAGGGAGAAAGAAGACAGCAATACATTTCCAAATCATAAAGTCTTGCCATCACAGATTCAATCATTGAAAGCTGCAATTTATGCAATCGAG TCTGTTATGCCTGAAGATGCCCTGGTTGGTGCTTGGAGGAAGTCTGCTCATAATCTATGGATCAAAAGGCTTAGGCGCACCTCGACTTTAGTGGAGCTTTTGCAG gttcttgctgattttgttggtGCCTTCAATGACAGCTGGTTATTTCAGTGCAAATTTCCAGACGGTGTAGTTGAAGAAACCATTGCATCTTTTGCATCAATGCCCCATACTTCATCTGCCCTTGCTCTATGGTTGGTGAAGTTAGATGCCATAATTGCTCCTTATCTGGACAGAGTCCAAACTCAGAAGTCACAGGGAATCG
- the LOC112417546 gene encoding homeobox-DDT domain protein RLT3 isoform X2 — MRGKGLIVPPCYSRGGKVLQREKVDATSSSSYEMVVNGNWKKNRKRKSVQELYTTGDIVNTVLLNDAPTLGSEFDSLPSGPKNYNSACQQDQEPVKRRKASKSAIQSHPNCNMKAPVERHGMGKGLATNPNCKMKAPVKRHGMGKGLATNPNCNMKAPVKRHGMGKGLAANPNSNMKAPVKRHGMGKGLMTIWRATNHDARDLPISFGSVDKDVHLTSNTKTPISVNRSQKAVTTNGKPRNKMPNKKATLQGKRKHFVEKIVGESNQYATQNQLPIEKCELALDSSISDAGVDQISMLIDDEELELREIQEGSNLLICSDQLAANGMLGGSLCPDVLVKFPPGDVKMKKPIHLQPWDSSPELVKKLFKVFHFIYTYAVVVDVCPFTLDEFVQAFHDKDSMLLGQIHVALLTLLLSDIEVELSNGFCPHLNKSCNFLALLHSVENQEYSLDAWRRSLNPLTWIEILRQVLVAAGFGSKQGAFQREGLGKELDILVNYGLCPGTLKCELFKILSERGNNGCKVSELAKSMQIAELNLSSTTEELESLIYSTLSSDITLFEKISSSAYRLRMSTVAKDDDDSQSDTEDSGSVDDELNDSDTCSSGDDFGSGSIHSNIRKLRRHNSRKAKHNKLKVYTEIDESHAGEVWLLGLMDSEYSDLKIEEKLNALAALTGLLSSGSSIRMKDPVKVTADCSSSIQLRGSGAKIKRSVNPIEQMQCTKEVHMNSHACPVDSSLLVSKFHIQEASLEKRKVSAYSHPIQSVFLGSDRRYNRYWLFLGPCNIDDPGHRRVYFESSEDGHWEVIDTEEALCALLSVLDDRGKREALLIESLERRQTSLCRSMSRIKVSNIGMGCMSHSDQSELDRVAEDSCSPVSDVDNLNLTEITDYLPSPGAVVIEAGKKEEEQLHKWIRVQEYDSWIWNSFYLDLNVVKYGRRSYLDSLARCRSCHDLYWRDERHCKICHMTFELDFDLEEKYAIHIAMCREKEDSNTFPNHKVLPSQIQSLKAAIYAIESVMPEDALVGAWRKSAHNLWIKRLRRTSTLVELLQLVISVQISRRCS, encoded by the exons ATGAGAGGAAAGGGATTGATTGTGCCACCGTGTTATTCTCGCGGAGGAAAAGTGCTTCAGAGAGAGAAGGTTGATGCTACTTCATCTTCGAGCTATGAAATGGTAGTTAACggaaattggaagaaaaatcgAAAACGTAAAAGTGTTCAGGAATTGTATACAACAGGTGACATTGTGAACACCGTGTTGCTCAATGATGCTCCTACTCTGGGAAGTGAATTTGATTCTCTTCCTTCAG GACCCAAAAATTACAATTCTGCTTGTCAACAGGACCAAGAGCCTGTCAAAAGGAGAAAG GCTTCCAAGAGTGCAATTCAAAGTCACCCTAATTGTAACATGAAAGCACCCGTGGAGAGACATGGTATGGGCAAAGGTCTGGCAACAAATCCTAATTGTAAGATGAAAGCACCTGTGAAGAGACATGGTATGGGCAAAGGTCTGGCAACAAATCCTAATTGTAATATGAAAGCACCTGTGAAGAGACATGGTATGGGGAAAGGGCTGGCAGCAAATCCTAATAGTAATATGAAAGCACCTGTGAAGAGACATGGTATGGGCAAAGGTCTAATGACAATTTGGAGGGCAACAAATCATGATGCTAGAGACCTTCCAATCAGTTTTGGTTCTGTTGACAAGGATGTTCATCTAACCTCTAATACTAAAACACCGATATCGGTCAACAGGTCACAGAAAGCAGTAACCACGAAT GGAAAGCCAAGAAATAAAATGCCGAATAAGAAAGCTACATTACAGGGGAAAAGGAAACATTTCGTGGAAAAAATAGTG GGTGAATCAAACCAGTATGCAACTCAGAACCAACTTCCCATAGAAAAATGTGAACTAGCTTTAGATAGCTCAATATCTGACGCGGGAGTTGATCAAATTTCAATGTTAATTGATGATGAAGAGTTAGAGCTGAGAGAGATACAAGAAGGAAGCAATCTGCTTATCTGTTCAGATCAACTTGCTGCCAATGGAATGCTTGGTGGCTCACTTTGTCCAG ATGTGCTAGTCAAGTTCCCCCCAGGTGATGTCAAGATGAAGAAACCTATACATTTGCAACCTTGGGACTCCTCCCCGGAACTGGTGAAGAAATTATTTAAG GTGTTCCATTTCATTTATACATATGCTGTAGTTGTTGATGTTTGTCCCTTCACCCTTGATGAGTTTGTTCAGGCTTTTCATGATAAG GACTCGATGTTACTTGGACAAATTCACGTGGCCCTTCTCACACTGCTTCTATCTGACATTGAAGTGGAGCTTTCTAATGGGTTTTGTCCTCATTTAAATAAGTCATGCAACTTTCTTGCGTTACTTCACTCC GTTGAAAATCAAGAATACTCTCTTGACGCTTGGAGAAGATCTCTAAATCCTCTTACTTGGATTGAGATACTCCGTCAAGTGTTGGTTGCTGCTGGATTCGGTTCCAAGCAAGGTGCCTTTCAAAGAGAGGGCCTTGGCAAG gaATTGGATATTCTTGTAAACTATGGCCTATGCCCTGGAACCTTGAAGTGCGAGTTGTTTAAAATCTTGTCAGAACGAGGTAACAATGGATGCAAAGTTTCTGAGCTGGCAAAGTCAATGCAG ATTGCGGAATTAAACCTTTCCAGCACAACGGAGGAACTAGAGTCTTTAATATATTCCACACTTTCAAGTGATATtactttatttgaaaaaatttcctCCTCTGCATATCGACTGCGTATGAGCACTGTTGCAAAGGACGATGATGATTCTCAGTCAGATACAGAGGACTCCGGTAGTGTTGATGACGAGCTTAACGACTCTGATACATGTAGCAGCGGAGATGATTTTGGAAGCGGTTCGATACACTCTAATATAAGAAAATTGCGGCGTCATAACAGTCGTAAAGCTAAACATAATAAGCTGAAAGTTTACACTGAAATTGATGAGAGCCATGCAGGAGAAGTGTGGTTGTTAGGACTTATGGACAGTGAATACTCCGatttgaaaattgaagaaaaattgaaTGCATTGGCAGCGTTAACTGGTCTTCTTTCATCTGGATCCAGCATCAGGATGAAG GATCCAGTAAAAGTTACTGCTGATTGTAGCTCTAGTATCCAATTACGTGGTTCTGGAGCAAAAATTAAGAGATCAGTAAACCCAATTGAACAAATGCAATGCACTAAAGAGGTGCACATGAATTCTCACGCCTGTCCAGTAGATTCCTCATTGTTGGTCTCAAAGTTCCATATTCAGGAGGCATCCTTGGAGAAAAGAAAAGTTTCAGCTTATTCACACCCTATACAATCAGTGTTTTTGGGATCTGATCGTCGGTACAATAGATATTGGCTCTTCTTGGGCCCTTGTAATATAGATGATCCTGGCCACAGGAGGGTTTACTTTGAATCCTCTGAAGATGGTCACTGGGAGGTGATTGATACAGAAGAG GCGTTGTGTGCTTTGTTGTCAGTTCTGGATGATAGAGGGAAGCGCGAGGCTCTTCTTATTGAATCTTTGGAGAGACGACAAACATCTCTATGCAGATCTATGTCCAGGATTAAGGTTAGCAATATTGGAATGGGGTGTATGTCACATTCAGACCAGTCTGAGCTGGATAGGGTTGCAGAAGACAGCTGTTCTCCAGTATCTGATGTAGACAACCTGAATCTGACTGAGATTACAGACTATTTGCCGTCACCTGGGGCCGTGGTAATTGAAGCTGGGAAGAAGGAAGAGGAACAACTGCATAAATGGATCCGTGTTCAAGAATATGATTCTTGGATTTGGAATTCCTTTTATTTAGATCTCAATGTTGTAAAATATGGCAGAAGGTCATATCTTGATTCTCTCGCCAGATGCAGGAGTTGCCATGATCTATACTGGAGAGATGAGAGACACTGTAAAATTTGCCATATGACATTTGAGCTTGATTTTGACCTTGAAGAAAAATATGCGATCCACATAGCCATGTGCAGGGAGAAAGAAGACAGCAATACATTTCCAAATCATAAAGTCTTGCCATCACAGATTCAATCATTGAAAGCTGCAATTTATGCAATCGAG TCTGTTATGCCTGAAGATGCCCTGGTTGGTGCTTGGAGGAAGTCTGCTCATAATCTATGGATCAAAAGGCTTAGGCGCACCTCGACTTTAGTGGAGCTTTTGCAG CTGGTTATTTCAGTGCAAATTTCCAGACGGTGTAGTTGA